One segment of Setaria viridis chromosome 4, Setaria_viridis_v4.0, whole genome shotgun sequence DNA contains the following:
- the LOC117851579 gene encoding U-box domain-containing protein 35, which yields MGRSYHEGKDAAATDLGYPLVAVCIDKDKNSQNALKWAMDSLVHKGQTLVLVHVNTKGTSGGLEDAAGFKQPTDPHMKDLFIPFRCFCTRKDIHCKDVVLDEHDVAKAIIEFTAHAAVEKLVLGATARGGFVRFKADIPTTISKGAPDFCTVYVVNKGKVSSQRNAIRAAPRVSPLRSQILQAQAAAQQSQAAPRPEPPSSHRWSSSSRGSDHLETPRVDNFRSPFARGGTGNTRKSYADLSHMSMPDSADISFVSSAGRRSIDHHPAIPPRMSNSSADSYDHSFEMSRTPSKWGGDSFGGMDHTTFSQTSSSSFCSLGMDDVEAEMKRLRLELKQTMDMYSTACKEALTAKQKAMELQRWKMEEEQKTQDSRITEDSAMAMIEREKARAKAAMEAAEASQRIAEMEVQKRITAEKKLLKEAEDRKSRGGGGGMSHEVRYRRYSIEEIEQGTDRFNDARKVGEGGYGPVYKGFLDHTQVAIKVLRPDAAQGRSQFQQEVEVLSCIRHPNMVLLLGACPEYGCLVYEYMASGSLDDCLFRRGGGPVIPWQHRFRICAEIATGLLFLHQTKPEPLVHRDLKPGNILLDRNYVSKISDVGLARLVPPSVADTVTQYRMTSTAGTFCYIDPEYQQTGMLGVKSDIYSFGVMLLQIITAKPPMGLSHHVGRALERGALRDMLDPAVPDWPVEEAQCLAEMALRCCELRRKDRPDLGGVVLPELNRLRALGEDNMQYCGAIRGGGGGGGGMYSSPFYSNVSRSNAEMMSDSSQYPRSVFSSRASDSPMPPRRSNA from the exons atGGGGCGGTCGTACCATGAGGGGaaggacgcggcggcgacggaccTTGGCTACCCGCTGGTGGCCGTGTGCATCGACAAGGACAAGAACAGCCAGAACGCGCTCAAGTGGGCCATGGACTCGCTGGTCCACAAGGGCCAGACCCTCGTCCTCGTCCACGTCAACACCAAGGGCACCTCCGGCGGCCTCGAGGACGCCGCCGGCTTCAAGCAGCCGACGGACCCGCACATGAAGGACCTCTTCATCCCCTTCCGATGCTTCTGCACCCGCAAGGAC ATCCATTGCAAGGACGTGGTGCTGGACGAGCACGACGTGGCCAAGGCGATCATCGAGTTCACGGCGCACGCGGCGGTGGAGAAGCTGGTCCTGGGCGCGACGGCGAGGGGCGGCTTCGTGCGGTTCAAGGCGGACATCCCGACGACCATCTCCAAGGGCGCACCGGACTTCTGCACGGTGTACGTCGTGAACAAGGGCAAGGTCTCCTCGCAGCGGAACGCCAtccgcgcggcgccgcgggtGTCGCCGCTCCGATCGCAGATCCTgcaggcgcaggcggcggcgcagcagagccaggcggcgcccaggcccgagccgccgtcgtcgcaccggtggtcgtcgtcgtcgaggggCTCCGACCACTTGGAGACGCCGCGGGTGGACAACTTCCGGTCGCCGTTCGCGCGCGGGGGCACCGGGAACACGCGCAAGTCCTACGCCGACCTCAGCCACATGTCCATGCCGGACTCGGCGGACATCTCCTTCGTCagcagcgccggccgccggagcaTCGACCACCACCCGGCCATCCCGCCGCGGATGTCCAACAGCTCCGCCGACAGCTACGACCACAGCTTCGAGATGTCACGCACGCCCAGCAAGTGGGGCGGCGACTCCTTCGGCGGCATGGACCACACCACCTTCTCGCAGACCAGCAGCTCCTCCTTCTGCTCCCTCGGCATG GACGACGTGGAGGCGGAGATGAAGCGGCTTCGGCTGGAGCTGAAGCAGACGATGGACATGTACAGCACGGCGTGCAAGGAGGCGCTGACCGCGAAGCAGAAGGCGATGGAGCTGCAGCGGTggaagatggaggaggagcagaagaCGCAGGACTCGCGGATCACGGAGGACTCGGCGATGGCGATGATCGAGCGGGAGAAGGCGCGGGCCAAGGCGGCGATGGAGGCCGCCGAGGCCTCCCAGCGGATCGCGGAGATGGAGGTCCAGAAGCGGATCACCGCGGAGAAGAAGCTCCTCAAGGAGGCCGAGGACCGCaagtcccgcggcggcggcggcggcatgtccCACGAGGTCCGGTACAGGCGCTACAGCATCGAGGAGATCGAGCAGGGCACCGACCGCTTCAACGACGCCCGCAAGGTCGGCGAGGGCGGGTACGGCCCCGTCTACAAGGGCTTCCTCGACCACACCCAGGTCGCCATCAAGGTGCTCCGCCCCGACGCCGCCCAGGGCCGGTCCCAGTTccagcaggaggtggaggttcTCAGCTGCATCCGCCACCCAAACATggtgctcctcctcggcgccTGCCCGGAGTACGGCTGCCTCGTGTACGAGTACATGGCGAGCGGTAGCCTCGACGACTGCCTcttccggcgcggcggcgggccggtgATCCCCTGGCAGCACCGGTTCCGCATCTGCGCCGAGATCGCGACGGGCCTGCTATTCCTGCACCAGACCAAGCCGGAGCCGCTGGTCCACCGCGACCTCAAGCCCGGCAACATCCTCCTCGACCGCAACTACGTGAGCAAGATCAGTGACGTCGGGCTGGCGCGGCTCGTGCCGCCGTCGGTCGCCGACACGGTGACGCAGTACCGGATGACGTCGACGGCGGGGACCTTCTGCTACATCGACCCGGAGTACCAGCAGACGGGGATGCTCGGGGTCAAGTCGGACATCTACTCCTTCGGGGTGATGCTGCTGCAGATCATCACGGCGAAGCCGCCCATGGGGCTGAGTCACCACGTCGGGCGCGCTCTGGAGCGCGGGGCGCTGCGGGACATGCTCGACCCGGCCGTGCCGGACTGGCCCGTCGAGGAGGCGCAGTGCCTCGCCGAGATGGCGCTCCGGTGCTGTGAGCTCCGGCGGAAGGACCGGCCGGACCTCGGCGGCGTCGTGCTGCCGGAGCTCAACCGGCTGCGCGCGCTCGGCGAGGACAACATGCAGTACTGCGGCGCcatcaggggcggcggcggcggcggcggcgggatgtaCAGCTCGCCGTTCTACAGCAACGTCTCGCGGTCGAACGCC GAGATGATGAGCGATTCGTCACAGTACCCAAGATCAGTGTTCAGCTCGAGAGCGAGCGACTCGCCGATGCCGCCGAGGAGATCGAACGCCTGA